The window AACCAAAGTGATCGAATCTTTTCCGCCACTGAAAAGCAAAGCCGGTTTTTCAAACTGAGCCGCAATTTCACGCATAATATAAATGCTTTCGGCTTCCAATTGCTCGAGATAATTTAGTTTGTAGTCACTCATTATTATTTGAAAGATTAAATTTTGATTAATGTGAATGCAGACCGCATTCTTTTTGTGAAGTTTCCCACCACCATCTTCCTGCTCTTGGGTTTTCGCCTTCTTCGATGGCTCTTGTGCAAGGTTGACAACCTACACTGATGAAACCTTTTTTATGTAAAGACAGTTCCTGAACTTTATTTTGCTCTAAATAATTTAAAACATCTGCATATGTCCAGTTGATTAGTGGATTGTATTTGTATAATTTCCGTTCTTCATCCCACTCCAAAATCGGCATATTTTCACGGTTTTCAGATTGTTCAGAACGTAAACCTGTAATCCAGACTTTGGCATTTTCCAAAGCACGGTTCAAGGGTTTTACTTTTCGGATGAAACAACATTCTTTTCTGTTCTCAACTGAATGATAAAAGGCGTTGACTCCTTTTTCAACCAAATATTTTTCAACATCAGAAGATTCGGGAAAATAGACTTCAGTTTTCTTTTGATAACGTGAATTGTTTTTTGAAAGCAAATCGTAATGCTCATAAAAAAGTCTTCCCGTATCTAAGGTGAAAACTTTTATCGGTAAATTATTTTTGAAAATAGCATCTGTGATAACCTGATCTTCCTGACCAAGCGAGGTTGAGAAAACTACCCCTTCTGAAAATTTAGAGGAAATAAACTGTAATCCTTCCTCCAAAGTAAGCTGTTGTAAAGTATTGATATCCTCTTTTGAAAACATAATTTTCTGTTTGATACCAGCAAATATCGAACAAAAATATTATCCTACCAAATAAGTAGACTTATAAAATTAAAATTTTGATTTAATTAATCTATTAAATCAAAAAGTGTTTTTTCTTCTAAAATTTTAAGGGAAGCATCTCTCACTTCAATCAAAACATCGTGCAAACTGCAGTGGTCTTCGTTACAATCTGCGCATTTTTCGTAGAAATTAAGACTTACACAAGGAAGCATTGCAATAGGACCATTCACCAGGCGAATGATTTTTGCCAGTGTTACATTTTGAGGATTTTCTTTAAAAAAATATCCGCCACCTTTACCCTTTTTACTGTCGAGGATGTCTGCTTTTTTAAGCTCTAGCAGAATATTTTCAAGAAATTTCAGCGGAATTTTCTTTTTTTCTGCAATTTCCGAAATAAGAACAGGGCCTTCATTTCTCTTTTCTACAAGATATGAAAGTGCCTTAAAAGCATATTGAGATTTTTTTGACAGCATTACAGCAAAAATAAGAAAAAGTTTGGATATTGAGGTTGGAAGTTTGATGATGGAAGCTGGAGATTTAAAAATATTGAATTAATGGCAAATTGTAGGTACCTTAATGTCACTAACTTCATACTTCCAGCATCCCTCTTCCAGCAAAAAACTTATCTTTGTCTCATGTTCAGTAAAGAAGAAGCACAGCAATTAAAAAAAGAATTTTGGACGGCTTTCGGAAAATCGTTTCCGAGAAAATGGCTTTTGTATAATACCAAAATCAAGGATTTTTCATTTAAATTTTATGCGGATAAGAAAAAAGCAGAAGTTTCTTTGGATATCGAGATGAAAGATGAAGTTTTCAGAGATGCGTATTACAATAAAATTTGGTCACTTGAAGATATTCTGAAAGATTTTGTTGGTGATTTTTATAAAGAAGAGTTTTATACTCTAGAAAATGGAAAAGTCATTAGCAGAATATGGGTTGAAAAAGAAGGAATTTCTGTTTTCAATAAAAATACATGGCAACAAACTTTTGAATTTTTTGTAGAAAAAATGGATGGATTTGAAAGGTTTTATTACGAGTATGAGGATTTTATAAAGGATGTTTAAAATTGACAATGATGATAAAATTATTACTTTCTTTGGCTCTAATCTTCTGTAGTAACTCTTTGTTTTCTCAAGCTGATTGTATGAGACCTTTAATATATTCCGGAAAAATTAATATAAAGAATTTTGATATTGAGAAAATAAACGTTCCTTCTACTTTATTTTTAAATAATATCGTTAAGTTTAACAAACTTGGGGGATTTAAAGTAATCGAACCAGATTCAACTTCTTTCAGCAAAAAATTGGGTACAAATCTAAGCTCAGTATTTTGTCAAAGTTCAGAAGAAATTATAGAAAACTTTCTTAAACAGAAAAAAAATTATCCTATTAAAATATTCAAAAAAAAGAAAAATCATTTTGGAAAATATAAAGTTTTAAAATTTAAAATTCCGGTAGAAAAAATGACTTTCAAAATTACTGAAGATGATATTATTGAAATAATTTTTCCTGAAATAGAAATATAATTTTTTTTATATTTTAACAAAAATATTTTTTACTATTTAAACTCTTGTTTAAATATTTTCCGTATTTTAGTTTCACCAAAAAATATCAAAACGTATTTATCCATCATGCTTTTCGGCAGAATACATTTTAATATTTATTTTAGTTTAAATCACAAAATTTTTAAAATACTATGGAAAATAACTCGTTTATTTTTACGGACGGAACCGACCCTAAAATGATTGAAGCGTATAAAAAAGCGCAAGAAACCTTTAAATATTTCTGGAGAGAACTGTCTTGGGAATATCGAAGAATTATTCCCGGATTGAATCTTGCCTGTGTAAAAGCATCATTTTCTGAAACAGATTCCGATGGAGAAAAAACTATAGAACATATGTGGATGAATGGCATTAATTTTGATGGCGACACTATCGGTGGATATCTCATCAACGAACCCAATGATTTAACCACCATACAACCCGGAGATTATTTTGAAATCCCTTTAAACGAAATCAGTGACTGGCTTTTTGCCATCACTCCGATTCAGAAAAAAGCGAAGAGACTTTCCAAATTATTTTCTTCATCTTCAGAACCAATTCCAAAAGCATATGGAGGATTTACCATTCAGAAAATGCGTGCAGACATGTCGGAAGCTGAAAGAAAAGATCATGATGATGCGTGGCAGCTCGATTTTGGAGATGCTAATGAAATTGAAATCGTTAACGAGCAAAAAGAAAAGCCTGAAAACCTCATCGAACATCCGATGAGTAAAAATATGAAAGAAGATTTCGTGAAATTTCTTGAGGAATATCCAAACGAATTAACCAATATTGATGAGAACGGATTTACACTTCTTCACCGAGAAACGATTGCAGGAAATTTAAGTTCTGTAGTAGTTCTACTCAATGCTGGAGCTGATAAAAATTTAAAAACAAATAATGGGAAATCTGCATTAGACTACGCAAAACAACTTAATTGGGAGCATTTGATTCCTGCTTTTGAATAAAATTGATAACTTTTCAAACAAATACAAAATGATACCAGAGTTTCTTAATGAGTATAAAACTCAACTTGAAAAATACAAACTTGAAACAATAAAAATATCTGCTACACCTCTTGAAAACGAAGAAACTCTTCAAATTTTTGAAAGTAAATTTTTAGGAAAACCCTATTTACCAAAAGATATGGAATATCCCAAAAATAAAGAAAATAAGCCAATGACTCTTTGGGCACAAATCAATTTTGCCGATGTACCGTTACTTGAGAGTTATCCTAATCAAGGAATATTACAGTTTTTTGTATCTCCTGAATGGTTTGATATGGATGATTATAAGGTTATTTTTCATGATACTATCAGTGAAGAATTTCAAACCGATTTTTCTTTTTTAACAGAAGAAATATATGAAGAATCACCTATTTATCGTGAACATAAGCTAGATTTCAGTAAAGAAATTGAATATGGAAGTTATGCAGATTTTCGATTTGACATGAATTTTAATAATCAGGATTTTTGGAATTTTCAAGAAACCTTTACTGATAATCAAAAGGAAGAAGTAAACGAAATCATCGATGGTACAGGTCATAAAATAGGAGGTTATGCTTATTTTACCCAAGCAGATGTAAGAGATTACAACCAAAATTTAAAACAAGATTTGCTACTATTACAAATTGATACTGACGATGAAATTATGTTTGGGGATTCTGGTGTTGCTAATTTTTTCATTAATCCTGAAGATTTAAAAAACAAACGGTTTGAAAAAGCTTGGTTTAATTGGGATTGTTGCTAAGAAAAAATAACCTCAAAAAAGAGAAATTTTAGGGTTTCTCTTTTTTTATTGAAACACTAAATTTTCCTTATTTGGTGATATTTAAAATCGATTTTATATCTTTGAAAGCTCATAAAACGGTTTGTTTATTTTAAATTATTCAAACCGTTTCAATGCTAAAATCATTTCATTGCATAAAATTTATCAACATTTTC is drawn from Chryseobacterium muglaense and contains these coding sequences:
- a CDS encoding YwqG family protein, whose product is MIPEFLNEYKTQLEKYKLETIKISATPLENEETLQIFESKFLGKPYLPKDMEYPKNKENKPMTLWAQINFADVPLLESYPNQGILQFFVSPEWFDMDDYKVIFHDTISEEFQTDFSFLTEEIYEESPIYREHKLDFSKEIEYGSYADFRFDMNFNNQDFWNFQETFTDNQKEEVNEIIDGTGHKIGGYAYFTQADVRDYNQNLKQDLLLLQIDTDDEIMFGDSGVANFFINPEDLKNKRFEKAWFNWDCC
- a CDS encoding DUF2314 domain-containing protein encodes the protein MENNSFIFTDGTDPKMIEAYKKAQETFKYFWRELSWEYRRIIPGLNLACVKASFSETDSDGEKTIEHMWMNGINFDGDTIGGYLINEPNDLTTIQPGDYFEIPLNEISDWLFAITPIQKKAKRLSKLFSSSSEPIPKAYGGFTIQKMRADMSEAERKDHDDAWQLDFGDANEIEIVNEQKEKPENLIEHPMSKNMKEDFVKFLEEYPNELTNIDENGFTLLHRETIAGNLSSVVVLLNAGADKNLKTNNGKSALDYAKQLNWEHLIPAFE
- a CDS encoding phosphoadenylyl-sulfate reductase, with translation MFSKEDINTLQQLTLEEGLQFISSKFSEGVVFSTSLGQEDQVITDAIFKNNLPIKVFTLDTGRLFYEHYDLLSKNNSRYQKKTEVYFPESSDVEKYLVEKGVNAFYHSVENRKECCFIRKVKPLNRALENAKVWITGLRSEQSENRENMPILEWDEERKLYKYNPLINWTYADVLNYLEQNKVQELSLHKKGFISVGCQPCTRAIEEGENPRAGRWWWETSQKECGLHSH
- a CDS encoding DUF4268 domain-containing protein; protein product: MFSKEEAQQLKKEFWTAFGKSFPRKWLLYNTKIKDFSFKFYADKKKAEVSLDIEMKDEVFRDAYYNKIWSLEDILKDFVGDFYKEEFYTLENGKVISRIWVEKEGISVFNKNTWQQTFEFFVEKMDGFERFYYEYEDFIKDV
- a CDS encoding RrF2 family transcriptional regulator produces the protein MLSKKSQYAFKALSYLVEKRNEGPVLISEIAEKKKIPLKFLENILLELKKADILDSKKGKGGGYFFKENPQNVTLAKIIRLVNGPIAMLPCVSLNFYEKCADCNEDHCSLHDVLIEVRDASLKILEEKTLFDLID